CCCCGGGGGCCGTTTCTCCGATGATCGGTGCCCCGGTAGTACGATATTGTCGGAGTTCCCAAAGCGGCGGCAATGTGGATTGGTCCCGTATCACCACCCACCACCAGGTCTGCAATTTTAAGTAAAGCCATCAGTTCTTCCAGATTTCCCCGGGGCCAGATGATTGTGTGAGGACATGCTGATGCTATCCTTTTGACCGCGTCCAGTTCTTCTTCATTACCCCAGGTCAGCAGGGGAGGGATTGCCCTGGTTTTCCACAATGATCGGGACAGTTCAATCCATGACTCAATGGACCATAATTTTGTTTCCCAAGTGGTCCCATAATGAAAGATAATCAGTGGACCTTTTTCTTTCCTGATCGCCGATAACTTTTTTTCAACCTGGTTCAGATAATGTAAATCAGCCTGCAGCGGTCCTTGCAGAGGGGGAGGCGGGCTTTCGGGAAAGGCGCTGGTCGCCAGGGCAAGATTTTTATCAATAATATGGGTGGCGGATTTTCCAGGGGTGATTTTTCGGTTGGTGGCCAAAAGATTGGGCCATTCCCGGACGTTCTGGGCGTCAAAACCGAAACGCAAAGGAGCTCCGGAAAAACGGGTAAAAATTCCGCTTTTGCTGTTGCCTTGAAGATCGAGGACGAGATCATACTTTTCCCGTCGCAATCTGCTGATAGTGTTGATTATTCCTTTAATGGAAGCTATTATTCCCTGCTGCCGCCATTTCTTCGTATTGATAAGCTGGATTTTATCAATCAATGGCTGGTTGACCAGTAGCGGGGAAAACTGTTCTTCCAGGAGCCAGTGAATTTTCCGTATTTGCGGGCAGCTTTTCAGGTAGGAGGCCACCGGCAGGGCATGGATGAT
The nucleotide sequence above comes from Pseudomonadota bacterium. Encoded proteins:
- the waaC gene encoding lipopolysaccharide heptosyltransferase I, whose amino-acid sequence is MKVLMIKVSALGDIIHALPVASYLKSCPQIRKIHWLLEEQFSPLLVNQPLIDKIQLINTKKWRQQGIIASIKGIINTISRLRREKYDLVLDLQGNSKSGIFTRFSGAPLRFGFDAQNVREWPNLLATNRKITPGKSATHIIDKNLALATSAFPESPPPPLQGPLQADLHYLNQVEKKLSAIRKEKGPLIIFHYGTTWETKLWSIESWIELSRSLWKTRAIPPLLTWGNEEELDAVKRIASACPHTIIWPRGNLEELMALLKIADLVVGGDTGPIHIAAALGTPTISYYRGTDHRRNGPRG